A stretch of the Archocentrus centrarchus isolate MPI-CPG fArcCen1 unplaced genomic scaffold, fArcCen1 scaffold_29_ctg1, whole genome shotgun sequence genome encodes the following:
- the aldh4a1 gene encoding delta-1-pyrroline-5-carboxylate dehydrogenase, mitochondrial: protein MLRVTAAVCRSWRGFKTWPCAAVEVKNEPILGFKEGSPERAELLKALESLKGKTEEIPCVVGDEHVWTKDIRYQLSPFNHSHKVAKFCYADKELINKAIVASVAARKEWDLKPVEDRAQILFKAADVISGPRRAEILAKTMIGQGKTVVQAEIDAAAELIDFFRFNAKHAIELQNQQPMDAEGSTNTTLYRGLEGFVAAVAPFNFTAIGGNLAGTPALMGNVVLWKPSDTAMSASYAVYRILRECGMPPNVIQFLPADGPVFGDTITSSVHLAGVNFTGSVPTFKRLWKQVAQNLDIYRTFPRLAGECGGKNFHFVHTSADVYSVVTGTVRSAFEYGGQKCSACSRMYVPDSMWPRIKEQLVDIHKSIKVGDPVEDFSTFFSAVIDDKSFGRIKKWLEHAKSSPNLNVIAGGKCDDKKGYFVEPTIIETKDPRDAIMNEEIFGPVLTVYVYPEKDYKEVLRLIDSTSPYALTGAVFAKDEKVIEEASKALRNAAGNYYINDKSTGSIVAQQPFGGARASGTNDKPGGPHYVLRWTSPQTVKRTHVPLTEWKYPYMG, encoded by the exons ATGCTCCGTGTGACAGCGGCTGTGTGTCGGTCCTGGAGGGG gtttAAAACGTGGCCCTGTGCAGCTGTGGAGGTGAAAAATGAGCCCATCCTGGGTTTCAAAGAGGGCAGCCCCGAGCGAGCCGAGCTGCTGAAG GCCTTGGAGAGCCTGAAGGGGAAGACGGAGGAGATCCCGTGTGTGGTGGGGGACGAGCATGTGTGGACCAAAGACATCAGATACCAGCTCTCT cccTTCAATCACTCACACAAGGTGGCAAAGTTCTGCTATGCTGACAAG GAGCTCATCAACAAAGCCATTGTGGCGTCTGTGGCGGCGAGGAAGGAGTGGGACCTGAAGCCTGTCGAGGACCGAGCCCAGATCCTCTTCAAGGCCGCCGATGTCATCAGCGGACCCAGGAGAGCCGAGATCCTGGCCAAGACCATGATCGGACAG GGGAAAACGGTGGTGCAGGCGGAGATCGATGCCGCCGCAGAGCTCATCGACTTCTTCAGATTTAACGCCAAACACGCCATTGAGCTGCAGAACCAGCAGCCGATGGACGCGGAGGGAAGCACCAACACCACGCTGTATCGGGGGCTGGAG GGGTTTGTAGCTGCCGTGGCTCCTTTTAACTTCACTGCCATTGGTGGGAATCTGGCGGGAACCCCGGCTCTGATg GGTAACGTCGTTCTCTGGAAGCCCAGTGACACCGCCATGTCTGCCAGCTACGCTGTGTACAGAATCCTGAGGGAGTGCGGCATGCCGCCAAACGTCATCCAGTTCCTGCCCGCTGACGGCCCCGTGTTCGGAGACACCATCACCTCCTCGGTGCACCTGGCAGGCGTCAACTTCACCGGCAGTGTGCC GACCTTTAAGCGTCTTTGGAAGCAGGTCGCTCAGAACCTGGACATCTACAGGACCTTCCCTCGACTGGCAGGAG agtgCGGCGGGAAGAATTTCCACTTCGTCCACACGTCAGCGGACGTCTACAGCGTGGTGACGGGGACGGTTCGCTCGGCGTTCGAGTACGGAGGTCAGAAGTGTTCGGCCTGCTCGAGGATGTACGTACCTGACAGCATGTGGCCGCGGATCAAAGAACAGCTGGTCGACATCCACAAGAGCATCAAAGTGGGCGAT CCCGTCGAGGACTTCAGCACCTTTTTCTCAGCTGTGATTGACGACAAG TCATTTGGTCGTATAAAGAAGTGGCTCGAACACGCCAAGTCGTCCCCGAACCTGAACGTCATCGCCGGAGGAAAGTGTGACGATAAGAAGGGCTACTTCGTGGAGCCGACCATCATCGAGACCAAAGACCCGCGGGACGCCATCATGAACGAG gagaTCTTCGGGCCCGTCCTCACCGTTTACGTTTATCCTGAGAAGGACTACAAAGAGGTGCTGCGGCTGATTGACAGCACGTCGCCGTATGCGCTGACGGGAGCCGTGTTCGCCAAGGACGA GAAGGTGATCGAGGAGGCGTCCAAAGCTTTGAGAAACGCCGCGGGAAACTACTACATCAACGACAAATCCACGGGCTCCATCGTGGCTCAGCAGCCATTCGGGGGCGCCAGAGCTTCAG GTACGAACGACAAACCCGGAGGTCCTCACTACGTCCTCAGATGGACGTCTCCACAGACGGTGAAGCGCACCCACGTCCCCCTCACAGAGTGGAAGTACCCCTACATGGGCTGA